In a genomic window of Plutella xylostella chromosome 16, ilPluXylo3.1, whole genome shotgun sequence:
- the LOC119693870 gene encoding elongator complex protein 5, whose product MVLALGWKACLKYLIKLQRDPNVGQLIAILHKDCLTHSSKLQVHLNHIANAIISYNSENHSKISIVIRKSGKFYRSEELLSYDNKTRTLKSIPIIKESKKCEDEPARPSPSNLTTFKIEMDQSEKLEKYKLKLPYMSKINEGEGKVFYEPDAVDDWDEEDPDEDLDI is encoded by the coding sequence ATGGTCCTGGCTTTAGGATGGAAAGCATGCTTGAAATACCTGATTAAGTTGCAAAGAGATCCTAATGTTGGACAACTTATCGCTATTCTCCACAAAGACTGTCTCACACATTCGTCCAAACTTCAGGTCCACTTAAACCACATTGCCAATGCAATAATTTCTTACAATTCAGAAAACCACTCCAAAATTTCAATAGTTATTAGAAAATCTGGCAAATTTTACAGAAGTGAAGAATTATTATCATATGATAACAAAACTAGAACATTAAAATCCATTCCAATCATAAAAGAAAGTAAAAAATGTGAGGATGAGCCAGCTAGACCTTCACCAAGCAATCTCACCACTTTCAAGATAGAAATGGACCAATCGGAGAAACTTGAGAAGTATAAACTGAAGCTGCCATACATGAGCAAGATCAATGAAGGAGAGGGCAAGGTGTTCTATGAGCCAGATGCTGTGGACGACTGGGATGAGGAGGACCCTGATGAAGATCTTGACATCTAA
- the LOC119693807 gene encoding eukaryotic translation initiation factor 4H isoform X3 encodes MFLNMAGRSGFDDGNPRDFGGGRRTAGGRQLPSEPPYKAYVGNLPGGLIQGDINRIFPNLTIKNVRLVMDRETDKFKGFCYVEFEYLEDLIKAIEMNGIINVEGQFIKIDVAEEKRNDRGGGGFDRGRRDGGGGRDAGRGGGGGGGGGFRRDSNASRGERERGGAPGPGERWGGGGGGGGGEGGRGSRGGSEEPRGGGEWGRMGRTARDREPRPAPGGGPGGAPPRRGGNFEDMPSSRPDTTGRPKLKLAPRTVKDPVNALASTSQASSIFGGARPREERLKEISKD; translated from the exons ATGTTTCTAAACATGGCAGGTCGAAGTGGATTTGATGATGGTAATCCGAG GGATTTTGGTGGTGGAAGGAGGACGGCCGGCGGCCGGCAGCTCCCCTCGGAGCCCCCATACAAGGCATACGTCGGTAATTTACCCGGAGGTCTCATTCAAGGCGATATTAACAGAATTTTCCCT AATCTAACTATTAAAAATGTAAGATTAGTAATGGACAGAGAAACTGACAAGTTCAAAGGATTTTGCTATGTGGAGTTTGAATATCTTGAAGATTTGATAAAGGCAATTGAAATGAACGGAATTATAAATGTAGAAGgtcaatttattaaaattgatgTTGCTGAAGAAAAACGAAATGACAG AGGCGGCGGCGGTTTCGACCGAGGCCGGCGCGACGGTGGCGGTGGTCGCGACGCGGgacgcggcggcggtggcggcgggggcgggggcttCCGCCGGGACAGCAACGCCTCGCGGGGCG AGCGcgagcgcggcggcgcgccggGCCCGGGCGAGCGgtggggcggcggcggcggcgggggcgggggcgagggCGGGCGCGGCTCGCGGGGCGGCTCGGAGGAGCCCCGCGGGGGCGGCGAGTGGGGCCGCATGGGGCGCACGGCGCGCGACCGCGagccccgccccgcgcccggcGGCGGCCCGGGTGGCGCCCCCCCCAGGCGCGGCGGGAACTTCGAAGATATGCCGAGTTCGCGGCCTG ACACGACGGGCAGACCAAAGCTGAAGCTGGCGCCGCGCACGGTGAAGGACCCGGTGAACGCGCTGGCGTCCACGTCGCAGGCCTCGTCCATAttcggcggcgcgcggccgaGGGAGGAGCGCCTCAAGGAGATCAGCAAGGACTAG
- the LOC119693807 gene encoding eukaryotic translation initiation factor 4H isoform X1 has translation MFLNMAGRSGFDDGNPRDFGGGRRTAGGRQLPSEPPYKAYVGNLPGGLIQGDINRIFPNLTIKNVRLVMDRETDKFKGFCYVEFEYLEDLIKAIEMNGIINVEGQFIKIDVAEEKRNDRGGGGFDRGRRDGGGGRDAGRGGGGGGGGGFRRDSNASRGGTYDHHDSQDRRQPGGFTHERERGGAPGPGERWGGGGGGGGGEGGRGSRGGSEEPRGGGEWGRMGRTARDREPRPAPGGGPGGAPPRRGGNFEDMPSSRPDTTGRPKLKLAPRTVKDPVNALASTSQASSIFGGARPREERLKEISKD, from the exons ATGTTTCTAAACATGGCAGGTCGAAGTGGATTTGATGATGGTAATCCGAG GGATTTTGGTGGTGGAAGGAGGACGGCCGGCGGCCGGCAGCTCCCCTCGGAGCCCCCATACAAGGCATACGTCGGTAATTTACCCGGAGGTCTCATTCAAGGCGATATTAACAGAATTTTCCCT AATCTAACTATTAAAAATGTAAGATTAGTAATGGACAGAGAAACTGACAAGTTCAAAGGATTTTGCTATGTGGAGTTTGAATATCTTGAAGATTTGATAAAGGCAATTGAAATGAACGGAATTATAAATGTAGAAGgtcaatttattaaaattgatgTTGCTGAAGAAAAACGAAATGACAG AGGCGGCGGCGGTTTCGACCGAGGCCGGCGCGACGGTGGCGGTGGTCGCGACGCGGgacgcggcggcggtggcggcgggggcgggggcttCCGCCGGGACAGCAACGCCTCGCGGGGCGGTACGTACGACCACCACGACTCCCAAGACCGCCGCCAGCCAGGCGGGTTCACTCATG AGCGcgagcgcggcggcgcgccggGCCCGGGCGAGCGgtggggcggcggcggcggcgggggcgggggcgagggCGGGCGCGGCTCGCGGGGCGGCTCGGAGGAGCCCCGCGGGGGCGGCGAGTGGGGCCGCATGGGGCGCACGGCGCGCGACCGCGagccccgccccgcgcccggcGGCGGCCCGGGTGGCGCCCCCCCCAGGCGCGGCGGGAACTTCGAAGATATGCCGAGTTCGCGGCCTG ACACGACGGGCAGACCAAAGCTGAAGCTGGCGCCGCGCACGGTGAAGGACCCGGTGAACGCGCTGGCGTCCACGTCGCAGGCCTCGTCCATAttcggcggcgcgcggccgaGGGAGGAGCGCCTCAAGGAGATCAGCAAGGACTAG
- the LOC119693820 gene encoding NAD-dependent protein deacylase Sirt4: MFKQCAKLHFSVISNQVIYVPKHKPPDPNDFYNLKNFLTKHQQLLVLTGAGISTESGIPDYRSEEVGLYARSNHKPIQYQEFIKYPKVRQRYWARNFVGWPRFSNIQPSATHHAVRQLEMAGKVTTVVTQNVDHLHQKAGSKNVIELHGSGYLVKCLSCPYEVDRFTLQDTLMERNPDMKGSFSMIRPDGDVELSKEEVDKFRVPLCPKCEGAMKPDIIFFGDNVPKARVEQIRKQVSNSEAILVLGSSLTVYSSYRIILQAKEENKEVAILNIGPTRADDIADMKVSTKCGDILPELCNSICS, from the exons ATGTTTAAACAATGCGcaaaattacattttagtgTTATTTCTAATCAAGTgatttatgtacctaaacaCAAGCCCCCAGACCCCAATGACTTCTATAACCTCAAGAACTTCTTGACGAAACATCAGCAATTATTGGTTCTCACAGGTGCTGGTATTTCAACGGAATCTG GGATCCCTGATTACAGGTCTGAAGAAGTTGGTCTTTACGCTAGAAGCAACCATAAACCCATACAGTACCAAGAGTTTATTAAGTATCCAAAAGTGAGACAGAGGTATTGGGCCAGGAACTTTGTTGGGTGGCCAAGATTCAGTAACATTCAACCAAGTGCAACCCACCATGCTGTGAGACAGTTAGAGATG GCTGGAAAAGTGACAACAGTGGTCACTCAAAATGTTGACCATCTCCATCAAAAGGCTGGCTCCAAGAACGTGATTGAGTTACATGGCAGTGGCTACCTCGTGAAGTGCCTCAGCTGTCCGTATGAGGTGGACCGATTCACTCTACAGGACACACTGATGGAGAGGAATCCAGACATGAAGGGCAGTTTCAGTATGATCAGACCAGATGGAGATGTAGAGCTTTCAAAG gAGGAAGTTGATAAATTCAGAGTGCCACTTTGCCCCAAGTGTGAAGGGGCTATGAAACctgatattattttctttggtGACAATGTTCCAAAGGCAAGGGTAGAGCAGATAAGAAAACAAGTGAGCAACAGTGAAGCAATACTTGTTCTTGGGTCTAGCCTGACTGTATATTCTAGTTATAGAATAATTTTACAAGCCAAAGAAGAAAACAAAGAGGTGGCCATTTTAAACATAGGACCCACTCGAGCTGATGACATTGCTGACATGAAAGTCTCCACCAAATGTGGTGATATACTACCAGAGCTGTGTAATTCAATatgttcataa
- the LOC119693807 gene encoding eukaryotic translation initiation factor 4H isoform X2, whose product MDFGGGRRTAGGRQLPSEPPYKAYVGNLPGGLIQGDINRIFPNLTIKNVRLVMDRETDKFKGFCYVEFEYLEDLIKAIEMNGIINVEGQFIKIDVAEEKRNDRGGGGFDRGRRDGGGGRDAGRGGGGGGGGGFRRDSNASRGGTYDHHDSQDRRQPGGFTHERERGGAPGPGERWGGGGGGGGGEGGRGSRGGSEEPRGGGEWGRMGRTARDREPRPAPGGGPGGAPPRRGGNFEDMPSSRPDTTGRPKLKLAPRTVKDPVNALASTSQASSIFGGARPREERLKEISKD is encoded by the exons AT GGATTTTGGTGGTGGAAGGAGGACGGCCGGCGGCCGGCAGCTCCCCTCGGAGCCCCCATACAAGGCATACGTCGGTAATTTACCCGGAGGTCTCATTCAAGGCGATATTAACAGAATTTTCCCT AATCTAACTATTAAAAATGTAAGATTAGTAATGGACAGAGAAACTGACAAGTTCAAAGGATTTTGCTATGTGGAGTTTGAATATCTTGAAGATTTGATAAAGGCAATTGAAATGAACGGAATTATAAATGTAGAAGgtcaatttattaaaattgatgTTGCTGAAGAAAAACGAAATGACAG AGGCGGCGGCGGTTTCGACCGAGGCCGGCGCGACGGTGGCGGTGGTCGCGACGCGGgacgcggcggcggtggcggcgggggcgggggcttCCGCCGGGACAGCAACGCCTCGCGGGGCGGTACGTACGACCACCACGACTCCCAAGACCGCCGCCAGCCAGGCGGGTTCACTCATG AGCGcgagcgcggcggcgcgccggGCCCGGGCGAGCGgtggggcggcggcggcggcgggggcgggggcgagggCGGGCGCGGCTCGCGGGGCGGCTCGGAGGAGCCCCGCGGGGGCGGCGAGTGGGGCCGCATGGGGCGCACGGCGCGCGACCGCGagccccgccccgcgcccggcGGCGGCCCGGGTGGCGCCCCCCCCAGGCGCGGCGGGAACTTCGAAGATATGCCGAGTTCGCGGCCTG ACACGACGGGCAGACCAAAGCTGAAGCTGGCGCCGCGCACGGTGAAGGACCCGGTGAACGCGCTGGCGTCCACGTCGCAGGCCTCGTCCATAttcggcggcgcgcggccgaGGGAGGAGCGCCTCAAGGAGATCAGCAAGGACTAG
- the LOC119693819 gene encoding serine/threonine-protein phosphatase 4 catalytic subunit, which translates to MSDTSDLDRQIEQLKRCEIIMEAEVKALCAKAREILVEESNVQRVDSPVTVCGDIHGQFYDLKELFKVGGDVPETNYLFMGDFVDRGFYSVETFLLLLALKVRYPDRITLIRGNHESRQITQVYGFYDECLRKYGSITVWRYCTEIFDYLSLSAIIDGRIFCVHGGLSPSIQTLDQIRTIDRKQEVPHDGPMCDLLWSDPEDTQGWGVSPRGAGYLFGSDVVAQFNVSNDIDMICRAHQLVMEGYKWHFNETVLTVWSAPNYCYRCGNVAAILELNENLQREFTIFEAAPQESRGVPSKKPQADYFL; encoded by the exons ATGTCAGATACGAGTGATTTGGACCGTCAAATTGAGCAATTGAAAAGATGCGAAATTATTATGGAGGCCGAGGTCAAGGCACTGTGTGCTAAGGCCCGGGAGATTCTTGTGGAAGAAAGCAACGTCCAACGCGTCGACTCACCTGTAACT GTTTGTGGTGATATTCACGGTCAGTTCTATGATCTGAAGGAGTTGTTCAAAGTGGGTGGGGATGTGCCGGAGACCAATTACTTATTCATGGGTGATTTTGTAGACCGAGGATTCTATTCAGTGGAGACTTTCCTGTTGCTACTGGCCTTAAAG GTGCGATACCCAGACCGCATCACACTCATCCGGGGGAACCATGAATCCCGCCAGATCACACAAGTATATGGCTTCTATGATGAGTGTCTCAGGAAATATGGATCAATCACTGTATGGAG ATACTGCACAGAAATCTTCGACTACCTCTCGCTGTCGGCTATCATCGATGGGCGAATATTCTGCGTGCACGGCGGCCTCAGCCCGTCCATACAGACCCTGGACCAGATCCGCACCATCGACCGCAAGCAGGAGGTGCCTCACGACGGACCCATGTGCGACCTGCTGTGGAGCGACCCTGAAG ACACGCAAGGCTGGGGCGTGTCGCCGCGCGGCGCCGGCTACCTGTTCGGCTCGGACGTGGTGGCGCAGTTCAACGTGTCCAACGACATCGACATGATCTGCCGCGCGCACCAGCTCGTCATGGAGGGGTACAAGTGGCACTTCAACGAGACGGTCTTGACTGTATGGTCGGCGCCTAATTACTGTTACAG GTGCGGAAACGTGGCAGCCATACTGGAGCTGAACGAGAACCTGCAGCGAGAGTTCACGATATTCGAGGCGGCGCCGCAGGAGTCCCGGGGAGTCCCCTCCAAGAAACCTCAAGCCGACTACTTCTTATAA